One Fusobacterium ulcerans DNA segment encodes these proteins:
- a CDS encoding amidohydrolase, which yields METLFYNAKVYLEREKFAEAVLVRDGIIAKIGTGDELLKEAGKDCKKIDCQKKTIIPGLNDSHMHLLVLGESLQTVKLTNSKSIDEIIERCRKFIKENPELSKNGVFAIGWNQDLFEGDKRIPNRHDADKISTEIPIILRRVCGHQMVSNTKAIEMLGIDGSSEQYEGGTFEIGEDGYPNGIFTENACRHLRKVIPEFSLEDRERMAIEAMKHAVSFGVTSVQSNDLGAVVLGEKDKYFKMFCKIYEEGKGLLRYHHQITFQSPEELKEYAENGELVKGNYPEDSWVTLGPLKLFKDGSLGARTAMLENDYADDPGNRGEERFDEKYIEDLCKAADEHGMQIVTHVIGDAATNSVMKTYEKLIKDGKNPLRHALIHCQITNRKMLENIAEKNVLVMYQPIFLDYDMHIVESRCGKELASTSYAFNTLDKLGGKISYGTDCPVEGCNPFPNIYCAVTRKDLKGSPAEGFYPEECVDIYTAVDAYTEGSAYAEFMENKKGRIKEGFYADMVILDRDIFTVNPLEIKDIQPLLTMVGGKVVYEKK from the coding sequence GTCAGAAAAAAACAATAATTCCCGGACTGAATGATTCTCATATGCACTTATTGGTATTAGGAGAGTCTCTTCAGACAGTAAAGCTTACAAACAGCAAATCTATTGATGAAATAATAGAAAGATGCAGAAAATTTATAAAAGAGAATCCTGAATTATCAAAGAATGGAGTATTTGCTATAGGATGGAATCAGGATTTATTTGAAGGAGACAAGAGAATACCTAATAGACATGATGCAGATAAAATTTCTACAGAAATTCCAATTATTTTGAGAAGAGTATGTGGACATCAAATGGTGTCAAATACAAAAGCAATAGAAATGCTGGGAATAGATGGAAGCTCTGAGCAGTATGAGGGAGGAACATTTGAGATAGGGGAAGATGGATATCCAAATGGAATATTTACTGAAAATGCCTGCCGTCACTTGAGAAAGGTTATTCCTGAATTTTCATTGGAAGATAGAGAAAGAATGGCTATTGAAGCTATGAAGCATGCTGTTTCTTTTGGAGTGACAAGTGTACAGAGTAATGACTTGGGAGCAGTTGTTTTAGGAGAAAAGGACAAATATTTTAAAATGTTCTGTAAAATATATGAAGAGGGAAAAGGACTCCTTCGTTACCATCATCAAATAACATTCCAGTCACCTGAAGAATTAAAAGAATATGCAGAAAATGGAGAGCTTGTGAAAGGTAATTACCCAGAAGATTCATGGGTGACATTAGGACCATTGAAATTATTTAAAGATGGAAGTCTGGGAGCCAGAACAGCAATGCTTGAAAATGATTATGCTGATGATCCTGGAAATCGTGGGGAAGAAAGATTCGATGAGAAATATATAGAAGATTTATGTAAAGCTGCTGATGAACACGGGATGCAGATAGTTACTCATGTAATAGGAGATGCAGCTACAAATAGTGTAATGAAAACATATGAGAAATTGATAAAAGATGGAAAAAATCCACTGCGTCATGCATTGATTCACTGTCAGATAACTAACAGGAAAATGCTTGAAAATATAGCTGAAAAAAATGTTTTGGTAATGTATCAGCCAATATTTTTAGACTATGATATGCATATAGTAGAGTCAAGATGTGGAAAAGAACTTGCTTCAACATCTTATGCATTTAATACTTTGGATAAATTAGGCGGAAAAATTTCTTATGGAACAGACTGCCCAGTGGAAGGATGTAATCCTTTCCCAAATATATATTGTGCAGTAACTCGTAAAGATCTGAAAGGAAGCCCAGCAGAAGGATTCTATCCAGAGGAATGTGTAGATATATATACAGCTGTTGATGCCTATACTGAAGGAAGTGCTTATGCTGAATTTATGGAGAATAAAAAAGGAAGAATAAAAGAGGGATTTTATGCAGATATGGTCATATTAGATAGAGATATATTTACAGTAAACCCACTTGAAATAAAAGATATTCAACCTCTATTGACTATGGTTGGTGGAAAAGTAGTATATGAAAAAAAATAG
- a CDS encoding bifunctional diguanylate cyclase/phosphodiesterase produces the protein MGNKSEISYFLSIKKVVFCMVALVVIISSIAVTYNQKAINKEMEKYLYELSIQSKSKINTRIDSNFSILYSIKRYIKDKKMSEDEIRDYIKYLKHCYPFDWIGYVDANGDAVISNGERENFLKHPVIKRALEGKGGISNNIKNIFGEDGILYTVPCDSTNKGVIVGFTPAFTLKRLLFSESFSGEGFSHIINRDGDFILKAENKNSKTKGSNFFDNLKTIEINNGSLKEIEKDISEGKTGNINFVLESIKFTLNYMPLKNGEWYVLSIVPTAVYSSQLLSYTRYNLAIIFVSMLVFLGMFICILKLTSKKNEEISKIAYEDPITKGFTSARFEIDVRKRLTEKEFKPFTLVSLDIRKFKLINESFGEEKGNFVLRYVHDCIKRSLGKNESVSRISSDTFNILLDSIDESEIKCKMKNLSALINEFNTDVETPYYLSIDCGAYIVKNENLNVIVIRDRVNHARKNSKNSSNTELFYNCVFYNNIEIENSLKEKNIEDNMERALENNEFVVYLQPKVEIKSNKIAGAEALVRWLDPKKGIIPPLEFIPIFEKNGFIGKLDIYVFEEVCKMIRNWLDEGTNPVPVSVNLSRMHLQNPHFLKKYKEIQMKYNIPADLLEIELTETMVFENFEHLKKIIDEIHQMGFYCSIDDFGSGYSSLNLLKEIPVDILKLDRVFFSKENDERGNNVIESIISLAKKLNMTTISEGVETISQVDFLKKINCDLVQGYVFSKPLNRDSFEKNF, from the coding sequence TTGGGGAACAAATCTGAAATATCTTATTTTTTAAGTATTAAAAAAGTAGTTTTTTGCATGGTGGCTTTAGTAGTAATAATAAGTTCGATTGCTGTAACTTATAACCAGAAAGCTATAAATAAGGAAATGGAAAAATATCTTTATGAATTATCCATTCAATCAAAAAGTAAAATAAATACTAGAATTGATTCTAATTTTTCAATTTTATACTCAATAAAAAGGTATATAAAAGATAAAAAGATGAGTGAAGATGAGATCAGAGATTATATAAAGTATTTAAAACATTGCTATCCTTTCGACTGGATTGGATATGTAGATGCTAATGGAGATGCTGTAATTTCAAATGGAGAAAGGGAAAATTTTTTAAAACATCCTGTTATTAAAAGAGCATTAGAAGGTAAGGGAGGAATAAGCAACAATATTAAAAATATATTTGGTGAAGATGGAATTCTTTATACTGTTCCATGTGATTCCACAAATAAAGGAGTTATTGTAGGATTCACTCCAGCATTTACTTTAAAGCGTCTTTTATTCAGTGAGTCATTTAGTGGAGAAGGATTTTCACATATAATTAACAGAGATGGAGATTTTATTCTTAAAGCAGAAAATAAGAATTCTAAAACTAAAGGAAGCAATTTTTTTGACAATTTAAAAACAATAGAGATTAATAATGGATCATTAAAAGAGATAGAAAAAGATATTTCAGAAGGGAAAACTGGAAATATTAATTTTGTGCTGGAATCTATAAAATTTACTCTTAATTATATGCCGTTGAAAAATGGAGAATGGTATGTATTATCTATTGTTCCAACTGCTGTATACTCATCGCAATTACTAAGTTATACCAGATATAATTTAGCAATTATATTTGTTTCTATGTTGGTATTTTTAGGAATGTTTATCTGTATTTTAAAACTGACATCTAAAAAGAATGAGGAAATAAGTAAAATAGCTTATGAAGATCCAATAACAAAAGGATTTACATCAGCACGTTTTGAGATAGATGTTAGGAAAAGACTTACAGAAAAAGAATTTAAACCTTTTACACTTGTATCATTGGATATTCGTAAATTTAAACTTATAAACGAATCCTTTGGAGAGGAAAAAGGAAACTTTGTATTAAGATATGTTCATGACTGTATAAAGAGAAGTCTTGGTAAGAATGAAAGTGTATCTCGTATTTCTTCAGATACATTTAATATTTTGCTGGATTCCATTGATGAAAGTGAAATAAAATGCAAAATGAAAAATCTTTCTGCATTAATAAATGAATTTAATACTGATGTAGAAACACCATATTATTTATCTATTGATTGTGGTGCTTATATAGTTAAGAACGAAAATTTAAATGTAATAGTAATTCGTGATCGTGTTAATCATGCTAGAAAAAACAGTAAAAATTCTTCTAATACTGAATTATTCTATAATTGTGTTTTCTATAATAATATTGAAATAGAAAACTCTTTGAAAGAAAAAAATATAGAAGATAATATGGAGCGTGCTTTAGAAAATAATGAATTTGTAGTTTATTTACAGCCTAAAGTTGAAATAAAAAGCAATAAAATAGCAGGAGCTGAAGCCCTTGTACGTTGGTTGGATCCTAAAAAAGGAATAATTCCACCTCTTGAATTTATTCCAATATTTGAAAAAAATGGATTTATAGGAAAATTAGATATTTATGTATTTGAAGAAGTATGTAAGATGATAAGAAATTGGCTGGATGAAGGAACTAATCCTGTTCCTGTATCAGTAAATTTATCTCGTATGCATTTACAAAATCCACATTTTTTGAAAAAATATAAAGAAATTCAGATGAAATATAATATTCCAGCTGATCTTTTAGAAATTGAATTAACTGAAACAATGGTATTTGAAAATTTTGAACATTTGAAAAAAATTATAGACGAGATACATCAAATGGGATTCTATTGCTCTATAGATGATTTTGGAAGTGGATACTCTTCTTTGAATCTTCTGAAAGAAATCCCTGTGGATATTTTAAAACTAGACAGAGTATTTTTCAGCAAAGAAAATGATGAAAGAGGAAATAATGTAATAGAGTCTATAATATCCTTAGCTAAAAAATTAAATATGACCACTATCTCTGAAGGTGTTGAAACAATATCACAAGTGGATTTCTTGAAAAAAATAAATTGTGATTTAGTACAGGGATATGTATTTTCAAAGCCCCTTAACAGAGATTCTTTTGAGAAAAATTTTTAA
- a CDS encoding sensor domain-containing diguanylate cyclase translates to MSNFYEDEIEIYKKNLEHSTVQQSFTIENYLKHNMALLKGAANTFMFDKNLTNDEIIEITKNIQKLTEFDRVFLVKKNGEAVFSTGDIINISDRDYFQNITTAKNKIEEVKDGVFDKDINLVITSVPIIKDNEVQGAVCGTYKMSTFSSAVYNNVKDENGFVLLLNSSQEFLLNFSTKDKEINEKNMWDFLSVVEVKGPNGIEKIKEDIFNSKSGFLEYSYKGNEEFAYYTPLGINNWYVISITSTIEAQKRLEYIEQLLYDLSIKVLIAFILGIIPVIYFNKKVKEELELDREIFYIAMDKTSNIVFEYDKNKKTILFKNTVTENHSVSRMLDEEKTLKGIPESLIENNFICEESISEYLKMFEKISSPNVKSVSGVMRVNNNGHRTWERLSLTNIVGKNKKIVRTVGVVENITEEKENEFLLFTEKQYREVLLEDNETTYEINISKNIISLLNDSTKKRNYDEYLEDFTREQIYPDDIENVKKICSRENMIRLYSEGKSEFKVDYRIKDKNGNFKWEECKVRLIKKLDTEELKGIVLVKDISNMKQLIEISEKDSLTLLYNRRTTKLAVDEILRKKLEGKSQFHAFLILDLDNFKMLNDKFGHMKGDSVLQEVAAKLTEYFGKNGIIGRLGGDEFIVFVKNLVSINDLKNTLNNILEDINITYTIEEISVTISTSIGIALAPKDGNSFQELYKKSDIALYYVKNNKKNGYSFYKS, encoded by the coding sequence TTGAGTAATTTTTATGAAGATGAAATAGAGATATATAAGAAGAATTTAGAACATTCTACTGTTCAACAGAGTTTTACCATAGAAAATTATTTGAAACATAATATGGCATTATTAAAAGGGGCAGCTAATACTTTTATGTTTGATAAAAATTTGACTAATGATGAAATTATTGAAATTACAAAGAATATTCAGAAATTAACAGAATTTGACAGAGTGTTTTTAGTTAAAAAAAATGGTGAAGCAGTTTTTTCAACAGGAGATATTATTAATATATCAGACAGAGATTATTTTCAAAATATAACAACTGCTAAAAATAAAATAGAGGAAGTAAAAGATGGAGTGTTTGATAAAGATATTAATCTGGTTATAACTTCAGTACCAATTATAAAAGACAATGAAGTGCAGGGAGCTGTTTGTGGAACATATAAAATGTCTACTTTTTCTTCAGCTGTCTATAATAATGTGAAAGATGAAAATGGATTTGTACTTTTATTAAATAGTTCACAAGAGTTTTTATTGAATTTTTCTACAAAAGACAAAGAGATAAATGAGAAGAATATGTGGGATTTTTTATCTGTTGTTGAAGTCAAAGGTCCTAATGGAATAGAAAAAATAAAAGAGGATATTTTTAATTCCAAAAGTGGTTTTTTAGAATATTCATATAAAGGAAATGAAGAGTTTGCATACTACACACCTTTAGGGATAAATAACTGGTATGTAATTTCTATTACTTCTACAATAGAAGCTCAAAAACGATTGGAATATATAGAGCAGTTGTTGTATGATCTTTCAATAAAAGTTTTAATTGCATTTATTCTTGGAATAATTCCTGTTATATATTTTAATAAAAAGGTCAAAGAAGAGCTGGAACTGGATAGAGAAATCTTTTATATTGCAATGGATAAAACTTCAAATATAGTTTTTGAATATGATAAGAATAAAAAAACTATACTGTTTAAAAATACTGTTACAGAAAATCATAGTGTGAGCAGGATGCTGGATGAGGAAAAAACATTAAAAGGAATACCAGAAAGTTTAATAGAGAATAATTTCATATGTGAAGAATCAATTTCAGAATATCTAAAAATGTTTGAAAAAATCTCCAGCCCGAATGTTAAAAGTGTATCAGGAGTAATGAGAGTAAACAATAATGGACATAGAACATGGGAAAGACTATCTTTAACTAATATAGTAGGCAAAAATAAAAAAATAGTACGCACTGTTGGAGTAGTGGAAAATATTACTGAGGAAAAAGAAAATGAATTTCTGTTATTTACAGAAAAACAATATCGTGAGGTATTGTTAGAAGATAATGAAACTACATATGAGATAAATATTTCCAAAAATATAATAAGCCTTCTTAATGATTCAACAAAGAAAAGAAACTATGATGAGTATTTAGAAGACTTTACAAGAGAGCAGATATATCCTGATGATATTGAGAATGTCAAGAAAATATGTTCAAGAGAAAATATGATAAGGCTGTATAGTGAAGGTAAAAGTGAATTTAAAGTAGACTATCGTATAAAAGATAAAAATGGAAATTTTAAATGGGAAGAGTGTAAAGTTCGTTTGATAAAAAAACTTGATACAGAAGAATTGAAAGGGATAGTTTTAGTGAAAGATATTTCTAATATGAAGCAGTTAATTGAAATATCTGAAAAAGATTCATTGACTTTATTGTATAATCGAAGAACTACTAAACTGGCAGTAGATGAAATTTTAAGAAAAAAATTAGAAGGAAAATCGCAATTTCATGCTTTTTTGATTTTAGATTTAGATAACTTTAAAATGTTGAATGATAAATTTGGACATATGAAAGGTGATAGTGTTTTACAGGAAGTAGCAGCTAAATTAACTGAGTATTTTGGGAAAAATGGAATTATAGGAAGATTAGGAGGAGATGAATTTATAGTTTTTGTAAAGAATCTTGTATCTATCAATGATCTGAAAAATACACTTAATAATATTTTAGAAGATATAAATATAACATATACTATTGAAGAAATATCAGTAACAATTTCTACTTCAATAGGAATTGCCCTTGCTCCTAAAGATGGAAATTCTTTTCAGGAATTATATAAAAAATCAGATATAGCTCTGTATTATGTAAAAAATAATAAAAAGAATGGATATTCATTTTATAAGAGTTAG
- a CDS encoding MalY/PatB family protein — protein MKYCFDEKIDRSKNHSAKWAELGKKFGTDDLFPMWIADMDIKTAPEIVQAMKEKVEQEIFGYVYRPDSYYKSAADWLERRFGYKISEKTLIHSPGVVPSLSILVKLMTNEDEKILIQTPVYYPFAETIKDNKRTLVTNELVRDENGYYTMNFADLEEKLSDEKVTLFILCSPHNPVGRVWKKEELAKVGELCLKYNVRIIADEIWRDLIMPGVTHTPLASISKEIEDITITCFSPTKTFNIAGLQASFATFPRKEELERFDRELGILDIKRNNPFSLVAFEAAYTKCDEWVDQLNEFLSSNMDYTIDFIEKRVPEIKICKAEGTYLLWLDFSALGFTKEELSEFMKREAKVAMDDGYWFGDNGIGYERMNIACPRYMLEEGLTRIEKAVKSLRK, from the coding sequence ATGAAATATTGTTTTGATGAAAAAATTGATAGAAGTAAAAATCACTCAGCTAAATGGGCAGAATTAGGGAAAAAATTTGGAACAGATGATTTATTCCCGATGTGGATAGCAGATATGGATATAAAAACAGCTCCTGAAATAGTTCAGGCAATGAAAGAAAAAGTAGAGCAGGAGATATTTGGATATGTTTACAGACCAGATTCATATTACAAAAGTGCAGCAGACTGGCTTGAGAGAAGATTTGGATATAAAATATCTGAAAAAACTCTTATTCACAGCCCGGGAGTAGTACCAAGTCTGTCTATTCTTGTAAAACTTATGACTAATGAAGATGAAAAAATATTGATACAAACACCTGTATATTATCCATTTGCTGAAACTATAAAGGATAATAAAAGAACACTTGTAACAAATGAATTAGTAAGAGATGAAAATGGATATTATACAATGAACTTTGCTGATTTAGAAGAAAAACTTTCAGATGAAAAAGTAACTTTATTTATTCTTTGCAGCCCTCACAATCCAGTGGGAAGAGTATGGAAAAAAGAAGAGCTGGCAAAAGTTGGAGAACTATGTCTTAAATATAATGTAAGAATAATAGCTGATGAAATCTGGAGAGACCTTATTATGCCAGGTGTTACTCATACTCCATTGGCATCTATCAGCAAAGAGATCGAGGATATTACAATAACTTGTTTTTCACCAACTAAAACTTTTAATATAGCAGGGCTTCAAGCTTCATTTGCTACATTCCCTAGAAAAGAAGAGTTGGAAAGATTTGATCGTGAATTGGGAATACTTGATATAAAAAGAAATAATCCATTCAGCTTAGTAGCTTTTGAAGCTGCATATACAAAATGCGATGAATGGGTAGACCAGTTAAATGAATTTTTAAGTAGTAATATGGACTATACAATAGACTTTATTGAGAAAAGAGTTCCAGAAATAAAAATCTGTAAAGCAGAGGGAACATATTTACTGTGGCTTGATTTTTCAGCTTTAGGATTCACAAAGGAAGAGTTATCTGAATTTATGAAAAGAGAAGCTAAAGTAGCTATGGATGATGGATACTGGTTTGGAGATAATGGAATTGGGTATGAGAGAATGAATATTGCATGTCCTAGATATATGCTTGAAGAGGGATTGACAAGAATAGAGAAAGCAGTAAAATCTCTAAGAAAATAA
- a CDS encoding sigma 54-interacting transcriptional regulator, whose protein sequence is MRKKVAIVTNAKEVISAYATQLKTLFGDLVETELYNFEDGSAKNIKKTDLYLISTSACEFFDDKFLKNKNVVICDLTITKDKLEFLKKFPEGTRAVLFNVTVKMTYETISCLYHLGVNNIEMLPGYPQMKELPDAPIIITPAETALISEKYLDREIVDIGHRVLDANTIIEIALKLEYEHILYYKEIKEYLKTVASNDFSLNEILEKATTAESQLQILLKTMDIGIVGVDKDNYVCACNEGAEKILSRKTAALLGERVDIFFPSIPFDEVKKSKKEIKSRLIKINDQPINLNITPIVRADNYMGAFAFIQKFQDEELKQQELRRQLMNKGHVAKYNFDDIIGDSLQITKIKDIAKKMSKTNAAVLITGESGTGKELFAHSIHNYSERKDSPFVAINCAAIPENLLESELFGYEEGAFTGAKKGGKIGLFEFAHMGTLFLDEIEGMSPSLQIKLLRVIQEKEIMKIGGDKVIKIDVRLIAATNENLKSLMKEGKFRKDLYYRINTLPIIIPPLRERKEDISLLMNKFIKEIGGEFIFSKRAKEAFDFYNWEGNIREMKNYAEFFSYLDKEIIEYEDLPAAITDYFEEEYQKESDIKEESSDEEKLRKKAGSRYSSYIFIMKKIKESNIAGKSSGRKGLAAECSKNNIILSEQEIRKILKDLEEIELIEVYKGRKGSVLSEKGRKFIK, encoded by the coding sequence ATGAGAAAAAAAGTAGCTATAGTAACTAATGCTAAAGAGGTAATAAGTGCATATGCGACTCAGCTTAAAACTCTTTTTGGAGATCTTGTGGAAACTGAGCTGTATAACTTTGAAGATGGAAGTGCCAAAAATATAAAAAAGACTGATCTTTATCTTATATCTACAAGTGCGTGTGAATTTTTTGATGATAAGTTTTTAAAAAATAAAAATGTAGTTATATGTGATTTGACTATAACAAAGGACAAGCTGGAATTTCTTAAAAAATTTCCTGAGGGAACAAGAGCAGTTTTATTTAATGTAACAGTAAAAATGACTTATGAAACTATTTCATGCCTATATCATTTAGGAGTAAATAATATAGAGATGCTTCCGGGGTATCCACAGATGAAAGAACTCCCTGATGCACCAATAATAATAACACCAGCAGAGACGGCTCTTATATCTGAGAAATATTTAGATAGAGAAATAGTTGATATAGGGCATAGAGTGCTGGATGCTAATACTATAATAGAAATAGCATTGAAATTAGAATATGAACATATACTTTATTATAAAGAGATAAAAGAATATCTGAAAACAGTGGCTTCAAATGATTTCAGTCTTAATGAGATATTGGAAAAAGCGACAACAGCAGAAAGCCAGCTTCAGATATTGCTGAAAACTATGGATATAGGAATAGTTGGAGTGGATAAAGACAACTATGTATGTGCCTGCAACGAGGGAGCAGAGAAAATTTTAAGCAGAAAGACTGCTGCACTTCTTGGAGAAAGGGTGGATATTTTCTTTCCCTCAATACCTTTTGACGAGGTAAAGAAAAGTAAAAAAGAGATAAAATCAAGACTTATAAAAATAAATGACCAGCCTATAAACTTAAATATAACTCCAATAGTGAGAGCCGATAACTATATGGGGGCATTTGCTTTTATTCAAAAGTTCCAAGATGAAGAATTAAAACAGCAGGAATTAAGAAGACAGCTTATGAATAAAGGGCATGTGGCTAAGTACAATTTTGATGATATAATTGGAGATTCCCTTCAGATAACAAAGATAAAAGATATAGCTAAAAAAATGTCTAAGACTAATGCAGCAGTATTGATAACTGGTGAAAGCGGTACTGGAAAAGAATTGTTTGCACACTCAATACATAATTATTCTGAAAGAAAAGACTCCCCTTTTGTAGCAATAAACTGTGCAGCTATACCAGAGAATCTTCTGGAAAGCGAGCTTTTCGGATATGAAGAGGGAGCTTTTACAGGAGCAAAAAAAGGTGGGAAGATAGGATTATTTGAATTTGCTCATATGGGAACATTATTTTTAGATGAGATAGAGGGAATGAGCCCTTCGCTTCAAATAAAACTGCTGAGGGTAATTCAAGAAAAAGAGATAATGAAAATAGGAGGAGATAAGGTAATAAAAATAGATGTAAGACTTATTGCAGCTACTAATGAAAATCTTAAATCACTTATGAAAGAGGGAAAATTTAGAAAAGATTTATACTACAGAATAAATACCCTCCCAATAATCATACCTCCTCTTAGAGAAAGAAAAGAGGATATATCTTTATTGATGAATAAGTTTATAAAAGAAATAGGAGGAGAATTTATATTTTCCAAGAGGGCAAAGGAAGCATTTGATTTCTATAACTGGGAAGGAAATATAAGGGAAATGAAGAACTATGCTGAATTTTTTTCCTATTTAGATAAAGAGATAATAGAATATGAAGACCTTCCAGCTGCCATCACTGATTATTTTGAAGAGGAATATCAGAAAGAGTCTGATATAAAAGAAGAGAGCAGTGATGAGGAGAAATTAAGAAAAAAAGCCGGCAGCAGATACAGCAGTTATATTTTTATTATGAAAAAAATAAAAGAGAGCAATATAGCAGGAAAATCTTCTGGAAGAAAAGGGCTGGCAGCAGAGTGTAGTAAAAATAATATCATTCTCTCTGAACAGGAGATAAGAAAAATATTAAAAGATCTGGAAGAAATAGAGCTTATAGAAGTATATAAGGGAAGAAAAGGAAGTGTCCTTTCAGAGAAAGGAAGAAAATTCATAAAATAA
- a CDS encoding D-cysteine desulfhydrase family protein, which yields MQKKLNLANFPTKIEKLEKISKDSGVNIYLKRDDQTGSEISGNKIRKLEYSIYEAIENGCDTLITCGGIQSNHARATAAAGIKLGMRAILVLRSDETPELEGNYFLDKVIGADVRIISSDDYRERRAEIMKEIKAESNAEGHKAYIIPEGASNGIGSLGYYSAMEEIKEQEKELGIKFDRIVAAVGSGGTYAGLCMGNAEFFNGEKKITGFNVCDDAEFFKKRSEEIIEEAQKYLDKSIIVKAEDMDIIDGYVGIGYAQSRPEELEFIQKTAKKEGVIFDPVYTGKAMYGMMNEIEKGTFAKGENVLFIHTGGLFGIFSKRDQFKF from the coding sequence ATGCAGAAAAAATTGAATTTAGCTAATTTTCCAACTAAGATAGAGAAACTAGAAAAAATTTCAAAAGATTCAGGAGTAAATATTTATCTAAAAAGAGATGATCAAACAGGATCAGAAATATCTGGGAACAAAATCAGAAAATTAGAATATTCTATATATGAAGCAATAGAAAACGGCTGCGATACATTGATTACTTGCGGAGGGATACAATCTAATCATGCGAGAGCAACAGCAGCAGCTGGAATAAAACTTGGGATGAGAGCAATACTTGTATTGAGATCAGATGAAACACCAGAACTTGAAGGAAACTATTTCTTAGATAAAGTAATAGGTGCAGATGTAAGAATAATATCAAGTGATGACTACAGAGAGAGAAGAGCTGAAATTATGAAAGAGATTAAGGCTGAATCTAATGCTGAAGGTCACAAAGCATATATAATTCCAGAAGGAGCATCTAATGGAATAGGAAGTCTTGGATATTATTCAGCTATGGAAGAAATCAAAGAGCAGGAAAAGGAGCTTGGTATAAAGTTTGACAGAATAGTTGCAGCTGTAGGTTCTGGAGGAACTTATGCAGGACTTTGCATGGGAAATGCTGAATTTTTTAATGGAGAGAAAAAAATTACAGGATTTAATGTATGTGATGATGCAGAGTTCTTCAAAAAAAGATCTGAGGAAATAATAGAGGAAGCTCAAAAATATTTAGACAAGAGTATCATTGTAAAAGCAGAAGATATGGATATAATTGATGGATATGTAGGGATAGGCTATGCACAAAGCAGACCTGAAGAATTAGAGTTTATTCAAAAGACTGCTAAAAAAGAAGGGGTAATATTTGACCCAGTGTATACTGGAAAAGCTATGTATGGAATGATGAACGAAATAGAAAAAGGAACTTTTGCAAAAGGTGAAAATGTACTTTTCATTCATACAGGTGGCTTATTTGGAATATTTTCTAAAAGAGATCAGTTTAAATTTTAA